The genomic segment CATACGTCTGATGACCAACATCCCAGACAATCTTGTCAGTAGGCGTATTAAAAACGCGGTGAAGAGCAATAGTCAGCTCGACAACCCCTAAATTTGGGGCTAAATGCCCACCATTTGTCGAAACGACATCAATCATTTCTTCCCGGATTTCCTGGGCGAGAACTTTGAGTTCCTGCGCATTCAGCGTTCGTAAATCTCGTGGCTGTTTAATCTTTTCGAGAATCCCCATTTCTCTTCCCCCCCTTTTTTTTCGTATCTGTAAAGGAATGACCTGTAATCTCCTCAATTTTCGCGATCAAAGCTCCTACTTTACTCATAATCTCATCCGCCTCATTGATCGCTAATGATTTTCCTAACGCTTTTCCTGTAATCGTCAAGGAAGCAACAAGGGCCAGTAAGAACGTATTCCAAAGAATTTCCTGATTTCCCAAAGAGGGATAAGAACGAATTAGATCAACCAAAATTGAAGCTGCCATCGCACCGCTTAGCGTCCCCGCGACATCACCAATAATATCGTTACAAAAATTGGCCACGAAATCCGCATTACGCAGCAGATAAACGGTTTGTTTTGCCCCCTGTACGCGATTAGCTGCTTTAGCATGATGCGGTTTTTCTATAGCAGCAGTCGCCGCTATCCCAATAATATCAAAGATAATACTGATCCCTATAATCATAAAAAGTAAGATCCACGCGACCCAAATCGAAGATTTTCTCATGAGAAGCTCTGAACCCAAACCTGCCAAGACCGCAATCGCGAAACTTAATATAAAGACAAAAGAAATCTTTTTCCAACTTTTACGTTTTAGTGCCAAAAAGATGTGAACCTCCTCAATCTATAGCAACGAACTAAGCGATAATTCCGACAATGATTCCGACGATAGCCCCTGCAAAGACTTCAAAGGGCGTATGTCCGATTAATTCTTTCAAACGCTCTTGCGAGAGGTCTGACATCTGCTCGTACAACCCCGATACAAGCTGATTAATCACTTCTGCCTGCTTTCCTGCCTCTCGACGTACACCCGCCGCATCATACATAACAATCATGGCGAGGACTGCTGCAACTGAAAAAATGGGTGAATCCCATCCATAATATTTTCCAATTCCTACAGATAACGCACAAACCGTCGCAGCATGTGAACTGGGAAATCCCCCTGAACTGATTAAGAAATATAAATCAAACGTGTGATGAATCTTGAAGTTAATCAAAACCTTGATCACTTGAGCGACCAACCAAGCCGTGATCGCCGAAACTAAAACTTCATTTTGAAAAATTCCTGGATATATTGTCATAGTCCACCTCAATGCATGCGATCAGCAATGTAATCTGCTAAGGAATGTAAAAAATCAACAGATTGAGTAAAAACAGATAACGCTTCGTGGGCTTCTTTAATCTTGACTGCAAGCTCTTCTTTCGCCCCGGCTAGACCGAGCAAAGAGGGATAGGTCGACTTTTCTTGTTCAAGATCACTTTGGGCGGGTTTTCCTAAAGTTGCGCTATCACCCTCAAGATCTAAGATATCATCTTTGATTTGGAAAGCAAGGCCAAGTGCCTGTGCATAGCGTGTTAACGCTTGAATCTGCGCCTCAGTTCCACCGCCTAAAATGCCTCCCATGCGAGCTGAAACTACAAGCATAGCGCCTGTTTTATGCTGATGAATCTGTTCAATTTCTCCAAGGGTTAAGGTTTTTCCTTCAGCTTCAAGATCTAATACTTGCCCTAAGACCATCCCTTCTGGTCCTGCTGCCTGAGCCACTTCCTGAATCACGCGCAATTGTCGCTCTGCATTCACGGGAAGCGGACGTGCGATCAATTCAAAGGCATAGGTTAAAAGGCCATCCCCTGCAAGGATTGCCTTTCCTTCACCAAATACCTTATGATTGGCTAACCGTCCCCTCCGGTAATCATCATTATCCATTGCAGGCAGATCATCGTGGATGAGAGAATACGTATGGATCAATTCTAAGGCACAGGCTGATGGCAAAATTGAATCAGCCTGCCCTCCCACCGCTTCGGCAGCAGCTAAGGCCAGCACGGGGCGAATCCGTTTCCCGCCACCTACCAGCGAATAGCGCATACTCTGCCCCATTGTTCCCTCATCCCAGGATAAACACTCTAAAAATGCATCTATTTTTTCAACATAGGACTCAAATGAGGTACGAAACATGAAATGCTCATCCTTCCACTGCGAAATCTGCCGGTCGAACTTCAAGTTCCCCATCCGGTCCTTCCAGCAGAATCTCCATCTGTTTTTCAGCATGGTCAAGTAAACCATTACAATGTTGAACCATTTCGATTCCTTGCCGGAATAAGTTCAAAGCCTCTTCCAAAGGAACCTCTTTTTGTTCGAGTTCCCGAACGATCTGCTCGAGCTGGCCGATCCCCTCTTCAAACGTAATTCCTTTATCTTTCTTTTTAGCCATTTATATCCCCTCTTTACATTATCCTTCGCTTTCTTTTGTAAGAACCTGACAAGTCAGAGCGCCTTTGTTAAGGCGAACTTTGATATGATCCCCTGCATTAGCTTCGGTACTTGAACGGAGAAGTTTCCCCTCTGAAGAATATGTCAGCGAGTAACCTCTTCCTAGAATCGCCAAAGGACTAAGTAAATCGAGCTTTGTCGCCAATAATTTTAGTATACCATTTTTATCAGAAACAAATCTAGTCATCTCTTGTTGCAGGGCAGTACTGACATTATCCAATCGCTGGCGATTTTGTTCGATTCTCCACAATGGATTGAGCAACGGTCCACTGGCAGCTAGTCTATTGATTTTCTCTCTTTTTCGCCCGATTTGGGCTTTTATTCCCACTTGAAGACGAGCACTTAGATCTTCAACATCATGGCGTAATTCTTGAAAAATAGGAACGGCTAATTCCGCCGCGGCGGAAGGGGTTGGCGCCCGCATGTCGGCAACCATATCCGCAATCGTGACATCCGTTTCATGCCCGACAGCTGAAATAATCGGGATAGCAGAGTTCGCGATCGCGCGAGCCACTTCCTCCGTATTGAAGGCCCAAAGTTCTTCTAAGGAACCGCCCCCCCGACCGACGATCAGGACGTCAATTTGACCATAGCGATTTAAGCGTTCAATCGCTTGGGCCACTTCGCGAGGAGATTGTTCGCCCTGAACAGCTGCAGGCGCTAAAATCCAAGAAAGATGGGGATCACGGCGCCCCATTACTTTTAAAATATCGCGAATTGCTGCTCCAGTTGGGCTTGTGACAATCCCCACCCGGCGCGGTATTCTGGGAATGGGCTTTTTACGCTCTGGATCAAAAAGTCCTTCCGCTGATAAGCGTTGCTTTAATTGTTCAAACGCAAGATAGAGAGCACCAACACCACTCGGTTGCATTTCATCAACATAGAGTTGTACATTGCCATCGCGCTCGTAAACTTTGACACTTCCCCTGAGCAAGACCTTCATCCCATCCTGCGGGATAAATTGAACTCGTTCAGCACGACTGCGAAACATCACGGCCTTGATACTTGAGGATTGATCCTTCAAGGTAAAATACCAATGCCCTGACGGACGGTGATTCTTGTAATTGGAAAGTTCACCGCTCACCCAACAACTCACGAGCTCATCATTATCACTTAGAGTACGACTAATTTCAGTGGTCAATTCTGCTACAGTCCAAATCTTCGGCACAAACTTCACCTCAGCTCATTATCCCCCATGTCATTGGGGGACTAAAGCATATTTTTCTTCCATAAAATAAACGCACTCACACCGGCAATTCCTATCGCTGAGAACGAGACAATAGCAAACCCATACGGGTGTTGCATAAAGGGAACGTTCACATTCATCCCCCAGAAGCTAGCAATCATGGTTGGTACGGCAAGAATAATCGTCATCGACGCAAGAAATTTCATGACCATATTCAAATTATTGGAGATAATCGAGGCAAAAGCATCAGTCATACTACTTAAGATATTCGTATACATCTCAACCATTTGGATCGCCTGGTTATTCTCAATTATAACATCCTCAAGCAGGTCTTCATCCTCTTCATACATTTTGATTAAATGCCGAGCTTGGCTATTCGAACGCAAGCGAAGCAAACGATCCATCACCACTCCATTGGAGCGCAAGGAAGAGGTAAAGTACGTAAGACCTTTCTGAAGATCCATAAGCTGAAAAATTTCTTGGTTCTTAAGTGACTTGCGTAAATCGATTTCAATTTGATCTGTTCGTTTATTGATTTGTCGCAGGTATTTTAAAAAATAGGTTGCTGATTTATAAAGTATTTGAAAAATAAAGCGTGTCTTCTTTGCCGTATTGAAGCTTCGACAACTTCCACGGCCAAATTCCGTGAGTACTGGATTTTCTC from the Desulfitobacterium metallireducens DSM 15288 genome contains:
- a CDS encoding magnesium transporter CorA family protein, yielding MLKIIKNDGVNFLELDLAGLVKNSWIKLVNPDTEELNAVSEATGAPLDFLKAALDEEERSRIELEEEQVLILTDMPVMFNETNYDTLPLGIILTEDHIITVCLRENPVLTEFGRGSCRSFNTAKKTRFIFQILYKSATYFLKYLRQINKRTDQIEIDLRKSLKNQEIFQLMDLQKGLTYFTSSLRSNGVVMDRLLRLRSNSQARHLIKMYEEDEDLLEDVIIENNQAIQMVEMYTNILSSMTDAFASIISNNLNMVMKFLASMTIILAVPTMIASFWGMNVNVPFMQHPYGFAIVSFSAIGIAGVSAFILWKKNML
- a CDS encoding polyprenyl synthetase family protein: MFRTSFESYVEKIDAFLECLSWDEGTMGQSMRYSLVGGGKRIRPVLALAAAEAVGGQADSILPSACALELIHTYSLIHDDLPAMDNDDYRRGRLANHKVFGEGKAILAGDGLLTYAFELIARPLPVNAERQLRVIQEVAQAAGPEGMVLGQVLDLEAEGKTLTLGEIEQIHQHKTGAMLVVSARMGGILGGGTEAQIQALTRYAQALGLAFQIKDDILDLEGDSATLGKPAQSDLEQEKSTYPSLLGLAGAKEELAVKIKEAHEALSVFTQSVDFLHSLADYIADRMH
- the xseB gene encoding exodeoxyribonuclease VII small subunit translates to MAKKKDKGITFEEGIGQLEQIVRELEQKEVPLEEALNLFRQGIEMVQHCNGLLDHAEKQMEILLEGPDGELEVRPADFAVEG
- a CDS encoding divergent PAP2 family protein codes for the protein MTIYPGIFQNEVLVSAITAWLVAQVIKVLINFKIHHTFDLYFLISSGGFPSSHAATVCALSVGIGKYYGWDSPIFSVAAVLAMIVMYDAAGVRREAGKQAEVINQLVSGLYEQMSDLSQERLKELIGHTPFEVFAGAIVGIIVGIIA
- the xseA gene encoding exodeoxyribonuclease VII large subunit; protein product: MPKIWTVAELTTEISRTLSDNDELVSCWVSGELSNYKNHRPSGHWYFTLKDQSSSIKAVMFRSRAERVQFIPQDGMKVLLRGSVKVYERDGNVQLYVDEMQPSGVGALYLAFEQLKQRLSAEGLFDPERKKPIPRIPRRVGIVTSPTGAAIRDILKVMGRRDPHLSWILAPAAVQGEQSPREVAQAIERLNRYGQIDVLIVGRGGGSLEELWAFNTEEVARAIANSAIPIISAVGHETDVTIADMVADMRAPTPSAAAELAVPIFQELRHDVEDLSARLQVGIKAQIGRKREKINRLAASGPLLNPLWRIEQNRQRLDNVSTALQQEMTRFVSDKNGILKLLATKLDLLSPLAILGRGYSLTYSSEGKLLRSSTEANAGDHIKVRLNKGALTCQVLTKESEG